Below is a window of Cryptococcus neoformans var. neoformans JEC21 chromosome 12 sequence DNA.
TTTACGATTGAAATACTGGCTGTAAGTGCCGATATGCAAGGAGGTTTAACTCTTAATCTGATACCTTTTAAAGCCGTGAAAGACCCATGCAAGTACAGCGTCAAGACTCCACTTCCATTAAACGTCCTCAAGCACCGGCAACTCTTCCCGCATCTCGTCAGACAATGGTGGGCGGCATCATCCACATTACTCTGGCGGAAAAGACGACTCCTCGTTCCGAATTGGATAACCTCCTGAGCGATATAGCATGCGGTGGACTCGTTCCAAGCGAGAGGGTGCTGAGATTGGAATTAAATGTCAAATgggttgttgatgaagctgGTGTAGGCGGAGGATTAAAATCTGGTGACGTTATGGACAACAGCATGCTTCATTTGGTACGTGATCGTTGTAAATTTCATCTCAGCTACTAACTTAACGGCAGGATCCCGATGCTCTAAGCGTCGAAGATCTGCTTCACGTCTGCACCCGTACCCATGCCTCTCATCTTACCCGCTCCCATGgcacctccctcctcacaTCGCCCCGCTTCCTCAATGCTTCTTCCGTtcaaccttctcttcaagaATCCACCGATCCATCCGCCCGTCCGCTTACTCTTCGAGTACCTTTACCTTCCCGCTACGCCGTTTCTCATCTGCTTATCGgcgtctcttccttcagtgGGCTGCTGGAagtcgaggatgaaggtgcAAAGGGAAATGATGCTAGAGCAGAAAGGGCGGCTATGAGCATGAAGAGTGTGAACGAGGGCAAGACAAAGCTGGTTGATGATATCACCAGGCTGACGACTGCCGTAAGTTCGGTCAACAAATGGTTCATAAACGTCAAATACTGATCTTCACGGATACAGATTGTTGTAGAAAACATCGAGGCTCAAATGAGACAACTGGGATGGAAGCCTACCCGCCAAATTGCTTTACGTCTTAAAGGTATGTTCCGCGTTGTCATTACTATTCAATTTGGACATTTCTGACATTTTTACAGATCTTATCAAAGCAGACCTTCACCCAGTCACCACAGTCTTTGTTCCTTTGGCCTCCTCGCCCAACCACTACTTTGTCACCAAAGCCGTCCAGAATGGGATAGTTTTTGAGCTTCTCAAGGTTGCCAAAGTACCCAACGAGAATGGGTTAGGAATGAAATATATGGTAGGAGATAGAACGATGATGGATTTAGGTAAGTTGAAggcgagaagaaaaagtggaGATGATAAACTGCAGCGGTCTGCGTGAGTTGCCTCGCGTTAAGTGCCATACTCCCTGCTGACATTCATTGTAGTTTTGAGGTCCAAAATAAAGACCTAAAGGACCTATTCATCCTGTCCAAGTAAGTTGCGCATTGaactcctcatcttcaaatcTAACGCGCACGTAGCGCTCTCGTTGCCCAGACTATCGTCGAACAGCAACTCAAAGATCGCTCCATCCCTTACATCCAACAGTTCCCACCGACCGCCGGTCCCGCATCTCCCAAGTCTACTTCGCCTCTTGCGGGTATGGTCCCCACCATTTGCGTGGATGTGCGAGACTTACTTCGTGCCGGCCGTGGAGGCGGAAGTGCAGCGATGGAAGTGGCTATGCCTAAAGTGTGGTTGCAAATCGAAGGATGGTGGGAAGGCGGGAAGTGTGAGGTGGTTACCATTGTGGTATTGAGACATCAACCATCGACTGTGGCTCCTGGGACTGTGTCACAGGAGGGTGAAGACGAAAAGGACAGGGGGGAAAGTGCAAAGGCTGAAGGGATATCGTTCGACCCAAAATCATCCATTGTAAGATTTAGAGCGAAGGATATCTCAAGATGTGTGCCAGCATTTTTGGAGCAATGGGAGAGGCTGAGCAAGGTCATTGTCGTTGCTGGCGAAGGTAAACAGATTATTTCCTGCAGTGCAAACCAACCACTAAAATATGTTCCCTTAGTGAGCCGCCTAAACAAAACGGAATCCTTCAAAGATGTCAAGATACTTTCCTTCGACCTCCGTACAGCAACTCTGCAGTATGCTCCAGGTCACAATGCGTCAATAACCTATAGTCCAACAGACGACTCATATCGCAtcacattcttcctctcatcccCGTCTTCTGACACCGACAGAAACCCCCACGAACTCGTTGCTCCCCTGCTCAGCGCCAGACTCAACGAGCTCACATCGACTGGTATTGCTGGCGAAAACAAACCAAAAGGCCAAGTAGGGAGGGAGTTTATGGGGCTGCTAAAAAATACACTGCCCGTGTTGAAGATTGGCAAAATTTTGGAAACAAAAATGGGTTGGGGTGTGGTCGTCCTTGGAGTAGCGAAATATAGGCTGATTAAGGACCATAACGGTAAAAGGTTAGTATCATGTGCATTGTTGCATCATGGAACCGAGCTGATTGCGGGGTAGATTCTCAGTGGATGTTACACTTTTACCTGATCTGGAGCATTACCTTATCCAAGACGGGGCGACCCCTCGAGGTCCAGATCACGTCGTAGACGTGTACACCGGACCCCTTACTTCCCTAGAGATGGACAAGGTTGTCCATGCAGtctttgatgccgaaaagAGCGTCTCTCTTGCAGAAACTGGTGACGAGAAGGGTCAAGGCAAAAAGAGACACGTACCACCAGTGATGAAGCTCGATCAAGGGAAGAGTCTCGTATGCGAGGTGGCCAGGTTTGAAAGGGTACTTAGAAAggtgatggaagaggcCAGCAAGGTGATGGGTCTTGGAAATAACATGGAAATGGATAGTTAATTGGGTAGAAATCATTTGTTTAGAACAGTTCAGTGTACAGATAATTGCATGGGCATTGCGGATATGTATCCACCGTATGGAATCAGGTCAGCAGTCATTCACTTTTAATCCAGTGACGCAATGGAAGTTCTCATATCGATATTAACCcaaggcagaagaagacgtgTGCAATAATAATACATCTTATCTCTACATTATTACTGTTGGAAAGGGTTTTCGATTTCTAAATGATTGTCGCATGTTAACACTTTTGCTTTGGCCGTTTCGGATGGATTTAAGAAACGACTTGCCTGATGATCCGTCCGTTGGGCTAACAAGGACAATATTGGGGCCACGGAGAACGACTAATCCAAGACTTCGTGTAGGTCGGCCATCTAGACAGCGTTTCACTCAGCAAGGCGTTCACACATCATAGATATGTCCACTCACCCTCATACTCCTCAACTACATCATCCATGACCAAGTTCATAAGTTGGTCATAGCCTTTCAAGATACCAGTAGCTACGAATCCACCATATTAATTACACCCCTCAGCATTTCCCAGAAAATCATTGAGCGGCCCACAGCCCCGCCATTCTATTTTCCACAATTCCCTCTTGGTGAAGATTATGACTCACCTTCTCGTCCACCCATAAATTTAACTCTGATACTCTTGTCGACAAACTGAGCCAAGTTGAGAATTGATTCTCGCTTCTTGCGTTCACCTCCTTGgttaccaccaccacgagCTCCGCCTCGGCCACCCTAAAGACCAAAGTATCAGTTAAGGCTCATTCACGCTGTGCTCTTCCTCGGAAAGTCGGGAAAGTCGACAATTGTCGCCTATATATTTGAGAATAGCTACTCACTCTTGAAGACATAATGGGTAGATTATGAGGGTGATAGGAagtagagaaagagatatGGTTTTGTTGACGGAATGAGCACtgtggaaagagaaggatggattTGCCATTAATCAGGCTCATTAATTCCGGAAGTTATCAGGGTCATTTTGTatatcctctttccacGCACCTCATGCCAGGGTCACAATACAATTTCTCGTCTTAACCTATACTTCTTCCTACCCGTATAACAATGTCTACGGATCAAGTCGACGTCTCATTCAAGGGTAGGTTCTACGCTGTACTGTGGCAAGTGTTAACTATTTTGAAGTCCTCAGTCTCCTTAGCAAAGAGCGCGCCGTCTACGGCTTGCGAAATGGTGACCATGAGCGATACAGGTAAATCATACAGTTCAAGCACGAAATTAATTCCTAATATACAACAGACGACACTGCTCCAACAAGGTCCATCGACTTCGCCAAGTTACCGGTACCACTTGTGGGAAAAAGACATACAAGGCGCCTTCCAAAATAGAAGTCGAGAGCGTCAAGGATGTTCGGTATGTACACATCCGCTGTCATCCACTCGCTCGCTAACGATCATCCAGTCAACTTCAGCTGTTGTTATTCTTAGCCGAACGAGCTCTCGCTCACTCTCACGAGCTtaaaaagaacaaaaacCATTCAAAGAAGGACCAGCTCTCTTGGCTCAGACAAGCCTTCAAAGTCTCTACCCAGCTCTACTTTTTGGTCCAATCTCTTTCCGCGTCATCCTCAGACCTTCCCGGTCGCGTGGATGCTAAGACTCTCGGGGAGATCACTATCTACCATCTCACCATCCGTTCGGAATTGTCATTTGAAAAGTCTAACTGGATCGAGTCGCTCACCGACCTTGCCTGCCGCCGAAAGCTGCTCACGACTCTTGGAGAAGGCGCCAAGGACTCTTATGATGAAGCTCTTGCCAATGAGTTTATCGACTCCCACGATCCTTTGATTAGGTATTGCGCCTACAAGCTCGGTCGAGCGGAGTCTCACGATATTGAAGGTGTCATGGCCGATATCGAGCCCGAAGTCCTCGAGGAGGCTCTTCCTGGGATGTCGCAGCTTCTTGAAAGTTTGAGGACGGAGACTGGtgtggaggagatggaggaaggtAGGAGAAAGCTGGAGGATGTCGAGTTTGCAGGTGAAAAAGTCGAGTTGCGAAATGCGGAGATTGTAGGTGTGATGGTGCGTGTGCAGGATGCGCTCTCCAAATTGGGCGATGGTAAAAGTAAAGGTGCTAGGGGTATGAAGCGATGGGATCGCGTTCTTAGTGTGCTTGGAGAGGCTGAGGGCGTTGCTCGAAAATTGCTCGAGGATAACGAAGCCAACGgtgcctcttcttcccttcgaTCAACGAGAACCGCGCAGTCCCTCGCCCTTGCCCACCAGTACATTATCTATCTCCTCCTTACCCACCGGATCCGTCGAGATCTTGCTTTGGTAGAAaccctttcctcatctcctgtGCCCAAAGACCCGACTCAGTTTAAGGTACAGGGCGGAAAGGCtaagttggaagaggctgTTAAGACTCTTGGAGCGGTTGTCAAGCTTTATGGCACTATGTTGCAGAGCCTGAAACAGGCGGCCGAGCTCAGTGTGGTtcaagagaaggagggtgtGAGAAGCGGTGTTGAGGGGCTGGAAGCCTACTTCCATGCCATCAGGTATGCCGTTTTGCTGAGCATGATTGAACAGAGCTAACATCTCATCAGATGCTACAACCTCGCTCGTTTACATTGCATCCACCCCGACCCTTCATACTCTTCCGCTGTTCAGCTCCTCTCCAAtgcttccctctctcttcgtcaagctcaagattTCCTCGCTTCTCCCGTCGACGAACCTATCGTCTCCGTCCCTGCCGAAgacctttcttctctctccaagAACATCAGCGCCCTCGAAAAGGCTTCCAAGAGGGGACTCTTCGGCCGGTCTGTTGAAAAGCCCGTCTTTTTCGATATGGCTTTCAACTATATTGACCTCCCTATTGATGAACTGCAGCGCTTGGCGGGTAATGGAGAAAAGGTACAGGTGGCTACTGTAAAGAcgcaagagaaggaggtggagataAAGCCTGTGGAGaatatgaagaagagcagagaTAGCAGGGAGACAACTCCTGCGGTGGATagtcaagaagagaagcaggagggcaagaagggctGGTTGGGCGGTTGGTTCGGAAGAAAGTagtaaaaaaaagagtATCTCGGGATATAGTAAATGCATGGATGTAATATATTATTAACACGAAAACCCTCGAAATGGATTGACAACATAATATGACAAAAATGAATGGAGAGTTAGTCCCATTTAACCTGAGTTGATCCCTCGTCAACTACTAGAAACAACTACTGAGGACCCTAACTCACCTCGGGGTCAAGCTTGAACTTCTCATACGCCTCTCGGTTGAAGAACGACAATTCAGTCTCATTTTCTGACAAAGATGGTAAGAAATGGCGGAGATGGTAAGAGACGGTAAGTACAAAGGCAGTTTTGAGCAAACAGGTCAACTGACGAGCACCAACCTCCTCGAGGGTCTTGCTAGGATCTAAGATCCACTCATCGTGGTCGAGGTTAATGATAAGATTTTGTGTCTTCGGTCATCATTCAGCATATATTAAGATTAGATATAGGAGAGGGAATAGACCTTGTGGCCATGGGCAACAGTGTAGAGCTTCATTGTGTCTACGCCATGTTAATTTCCCTTCGACTAAACACGTAACATCAATGACATACCAAGGACAAGGTTTCTGTAAGGCTTGAACCCAGCACCTTTCTTGACCTCTACATTTCCGTCAACGTTGTCATTCATAGCCAACCTTGAAAGCTCTCACCTTCCCTAACGAGATTCATTAAAGCCTCAACAGTCAACGTCCTGAGATCCAAGTTCTTCAAAACAACACTCTTCTGAGTACGGAACTCGAAGCTCTTGATGACGCGGACGGTGAGGGTAGCGTCTGAGATGGGGTGAAGCTCTGTGGCGAGCGGTTCATGATGTTCAAGGTAGGATGCAGGGGCGGACATGGTGTATGGGATGACCAGATGCTGCGTTACAGAGATAATGAAGAGGGCGACGAAGGACGAACGAGAGAGGGAAATTTCCGGGTCAACACTCCCCAGGCACCACCACAGTTCCGTCATCAATCACCACGCAatcatccttttctttctatCTTTTTTCTATCTTTCGTTGTCATTTGCATACGCAGCATCCGAACTTGTTATATTCAAAATATCAACCTGCCGAATTAACAACGTCCAATATATCTTATCAAGGTCgaataaaaaataaataaatgtACATGAAGCCCAAAAGTAATAGAGTCGATTGTGATGACGAGCATCATTTTGGGCCTCATAAAACGACGTTCGCAACATTAGGTGGATCGAGCTCAAAGTACTTTGGATTAATGTCAGAGGATATGGTTATGGATGGCACAGTGAAGAAAGCAGAAACGCATCCTATAATATCTCATCACTCAGCTCAATATTTTATGAGAAGCACCAAACTTACCAATTTTAGAGACTCACACTTCTAAACTAACAGAACCGGGGGCAACGATCTCCCGCCACAAGAGGACTAGTGTTGTATAGTTCACAGCTAGGTGCGTATCTCAAAGGCGTCagcttggaagaggaattggACCGCAAAGGTTGGGATTGCCGCCTGGGGACAATACCGCTACCACAACGCTCCATATCACTTTCAGATGATGAGGCTACGATCGGACAAACGTTCTTTTTGTAGGTTCTGACTGGATCGTCTGGCAATTCCTTGGGACATTGATCCTTCGGATCATGCTTGGTATATAGGGCTAAAGGAAAGGTAATCAACAGAATTTTGAGAATTGTCAggggtgatgatgatctcCGGTATAGAACTGGTAGAATCGTCCGATCCAGTGGGCGAATCTGGGGGCAAGCGGGGATTATCCAGGAAATAGAAGGCCGTATCAAGAGTAGTATGTAGTCGGAGGAGAGTCGTAGGGTTAAGTAAAGTATTTGAGGTTTCATTGGGTGAGGAGATTAACGTAGAGACCATTGATCGATCCCTGGAGATGAGTTCATCTTCCGACATGTGGCCGTACATGGAAAAGAATGACGTGACGGAATCCGTCTTGGCGTGTTAATCTGCCCTTGTGTGCTTACAGCTTGAAGGGTTGATCCCACCAAATAAGGGAATGGGATGATCCTTGTCAAGCACACCTTCTTGAGTGATAAAAGAAGATCTATCAGCGACGGTATCAAGGCCAACAGTCGGAATTGATGTATCAGACTGCGACTTATTGGGTAGATAGTGAGCAGAGAGTGCTTTCATGCATGGCCTTGTCGAAAATGAATACTATCAGGTCTGATAGGAGGGAGCGACTTCAACTTGTCGGTGACGCCAAGATAATTGAACGTACGGACGACTTGGACCTTGGTTGGTGAGATGTAAAAATGGTCCTCCACGTGAGACGTATGGGAAGTGGTGGGGGTGTTTGGTCGGTGAAAGGTCTGATCCGATTCTCCGGTGATGCTGTCCGTGTGGGAAACAGGTGGGGAGGATGGGTAGGAGCAAGTGTTAACTTCTCCGGCGAGGTGCGAGTTTTGAATAGTTTCACCACGGACGTAAGACTTATGGTCAATGTTTATGCCCTTTGAAGGAGAGTAAACAGATAAATTTACTTTCTCACCCATCTTGACATCCAATACAGCTCATCAGCCCATACTCCAAATGATCTGCAGATGCGGCACTCACCTGTTCACTAGGGCCAAGGTCGAGCATAACGTTCAACAAGCTGacgtccttcttcatcttctccacgTCACTAACAGCAGTAAGATGGGCCAACATAGTAGCCTTAAGGTTGAGAGGAGGGGTGTCCTTCTATAACAGGGAGATAAAAAGAAATTACAAGGCCCAAAAATGCAGAAGGTATACATACTCATTCGGTATTATACAGTGTATTGATTGACTTGTTGGGGGTTATGAATGAAATGCTTGAATAGCAGTCAATCATCGTCTATGCATTATGAACATGAGTCAAATAATTAATAAAGATGCTTATTACTCTATTTAGCGGGTTCATTATGTCTCCCATAGCTTTGCAACTGTCCGTAATAGTACGTTTCAGATGTCCAAACAGCAACTCCAAAGCGCAAATAGTAAATTGATCACCCCACATATTCTCATCACTttcaaccttcttcaagcacTGATCATAGTCTGAGACATAACCGTGCATGGGGTTCAGACTCTCGCTCATCCGACATTGATGATTGTAGCTAACAGCAAGGATAGCCCTAGCATCAGGCTGTCTCATCCTGTCTGCCactttccttctcaactGCCAAACATCGTCATCTGTTGCACGCCCCATGTAGGCCATCAGGAATACCCGGTACGGGCAATGCCCATCCCTAGCAGTCCAATTTGTTCTTGCTATGGGAGGAGTGGTGTCCAGCCACGTGCATTGACCATTAGCTGGTCGACTGAACATTGGTGGGTACCGCAGGATTCTGGCCAGTGATGTGTGGGGATTGGATGACAAAGGTTGAAGAGAATGAGGCaggagggatgaagattgaggagaatgagaCGGGAGTGActgaggttgaggagaatgagaCGGGAGTGActgaggttgaggagaatgagaCGGGAGTAActgaggttgaggagaatgagaCAGGAGGGGAACAGAAGGGGTAACGGCTGGTTCAGCGATGGCAATGATTGAGGATGGTTGCTGAAAATTAAAAACTGTATCGTCATCAGGCGGTAATCCCACCAATGAGCGGCACAGACGACCTTCCTCAATCAGGTGTGCTATCCAGTATTGGGATGGTACAAGTTCCATTGAAATTTTACACTTCCGGACCTTGCAACGCAACCGGAATCTCACCTTCCCTCCTGCATTTCGAAGCCCATGCCATTCACTGGAATCACCCACCAGACAAGGAATTTGAATCCCCCCTTCCTTGAAACTGCGCATCAATTCGAGCATTCTCTGCAGAGTCGGGTAATAGAGCCCTGGGGACATCCGCCAAACTGGTTGAGGCTGGAGGGCGAGACGGGTCATACTGTACTTGGCGATTGGGCTTCTTGAAGTCTTCAGCCTTGGCGTAGAGGGCTTCCCAAATAGTACTGTCAGAACGGCACTGTCAGAACGGCTGATCATGTTGAACTGGTATTCActcagcaccttcgtacaaaTAGTCTCAGAGAGCAGTGTACaagatagtgatgaggaaagaccagaaagccacaaaagagaagattgaagTAGGGTATAGAACCTGAACGAACAAGACCACGTAGTCATCTATCTAGACGAGCAGCTAGACTAACCCTATCAGATCAATGCTCGGCCAATGAGACTCACGTTTAGCAAGCTGCTCCTCGGTTTCAAAGATAAAGACACCAAGCTTCTCGAGTGGACTCGAGTTGGTCAAGAATCCTCCCAGCTCCCCCAAGTGTCGATATCTTTTATATTGTCCGAATTACCGAGCCTCGAGAGTTGGTCAGGTATGGTAGGTCTATGTTCTTTCTCTACTCCTCTCGAACGTTGACTCATAGATGCTATGTGACAGATAGCGTCATGTCAAACGAGACGAGTAACAGTCTCACAACATCTCCTATCTCGCTGAGCAGAGGTGGCAGCAGGAAGCAATGCATAGGTTACAAAAGAGAGCGCTAAGGAACAGACTTACCTTTATCATAGCCAGCTCACATGCCCTTCTACTCGGTATCATGCCACCCATTGTGCTTATCCTGCGCTGTGCTTCTATAACATCATATATCTAATGTTTGCGCCGCCATTGAAAGTCGAACAAATGGGTCGGTGAAGTAGGCGAAAGTAAAGATGGtagtgaggatgatgaaagaatAGGCGAAGGAgtgtggaaggtggagaaggtggagaaTGAGCAGCGGTGAAC
It encodes the following:
- a CDS encoding U6 snRNA binding protein, putative produces the protein MSSRGGRGGARGGGNQGGERKKRESILNLAQFVDKSIRVKFMGGREATGILKGYDQLMNLVMDDVVEEYEDGRPTRSLGLVVLRGPNIVLVSPTDGSSEIENPFQQ
- a CDS encoding cytoplasm protein, putative, translated to MSAPASYLEHHEPLATELHPISDATLTVRVIKSFEFRTQKSVVLKNLDLRTLTVEALMNLVREEVKKGAGFKPYRNLVLDTMKLYTVAHGHKTQNLIINLDHDEWILDPSKTLEEVGAQNETELSFFNREAYEKFKLDPEVKWD
- a CDS encoding expressed protein, giving the protein MSTDQVDVSFKVLSLLSKERAVYGLRNGDHERYRRHCSNKVHRLRQVTGTTCGKKTYKAPSKIEVESVKDVRQLQLLLFLAERALAHSHELKKNKNHSKKDQLSWLRQAFKVSTQLYFLVQSLSASSSDLPGRVDAKTLGEITIYHLTIRSELSFEKSNWIESLTDLACRRKLLTTLGEGAKDSYDEALANEFIDSHDPLIRYCAYKLGRAESHDIEGVMADIEPEVLEEALPGMSQLLESLRTETGVEEMEEGRRKLEDVEFAGEKVELRNAEIVGVMVRVQDALSKLGDGKSKGARGMKRWDRVLSVLGEAEGVARKLLEDNEANGASSSLRSTRTAQSLALAHQYIIYLLLTHRIRRDLALVETLSSSPVPKDPTQFKVQGGKAKLEEAVKTLGAVVKLYGTMLQSLKQAAELSVVQEKEGVRSGVEGLEAYFHAIRCYNLARLHCIHPDPSYSSAVQLLSNASLSLRQAQDFLASPVDEPIVSVPAEDLSSLSKNISALEKASKRGLFGRSVEKPVFFDMAFNYIDLPIDELQRLAGNGEKVQVATVKTQEKEVEIKPVENMKKSRDSRETTPAVDSQEEKQEGKKGWLGGWFGRK